ACGGCCGCACCCACGCGGAGTTCACCGTCCCGCTGGACGGCCCCAAGGCGGACGGCAACCTCCACGCCGTGGCCGACAAGAACGGCGAGGCGTGGACGTTCCGCACCCTCTACGTCCAGGTGGAGGACGGACAGCGCATCGACCTGCTCGACACCGGCGAGCCGCCCTCCCATGCGCCGGAGCTGGAGGAGCCGGAGGTGCCCCATGAGCTGGAGCCGGAAGACGCCGAGCCCTCGGAGCCGCCCGCGCGGAAGAAGCCCGGCAGCGACACCGACATCGAGCTGTAGGGCGGCCCGGGAATGACGAAGGGCGCGCCCCGGGAGGTCCCGGTGACGCGCCCCTCAATGTCACGGCCCGCCGTCAGGACGGCGGAAGCGGACTACTTCAGCTTCTGGATGCCTTCGCGCAGCGCGGGCAGGACCTTGAAGAGGTCGTCCACGAGGCCGTAGTCG
This DNA window, taken from Corallococcus coralloides DSM 2259, encodes the following:
- a CDS encoding cytochrome c oxidase assembly factor Coa1 family protein, which codes for MPPTSPEGDYAPVPRQGWWSRNWKWAAPVGCLGMMGSCFCFVAIAVGWGYSSFKDMGAYTDAITEAQEDPHVQRALGGAFKPGFPSNTQVSTHNGRTHAEFTVPLDGPKADGNLHAVADKNGEAWTFRTLYVQVEDGQRIDLLDTGEPPSHAPELEEPEVPHELEPEDAEPSEPPARKKPGSDTDIEL